One segment of Primulina tabacum isolate GXHZ01 chromosome 6, ASM2559414v2, whole genome shotgun sequence DNA contains the following:
- the LOC142548793 gene encoding E3 ubiquitin-protein ligase SDIR1-like — MSFVFRGTRGDIETGFQGLIPERRAVRVHAARPVNTNSLAFLVTVLLLFMILNSHQMSPNFLLWLVLGVFFMATTLRMYATCQQLQAQAQAHAVAASGLLGHTELRLHMPPSIALATRGRLQGLRLQLALLDREFDDLDYEALRGLDADNIPAASMTEGEINALPVHKYKVSGPQSIGPSVLQASSSTSVEKKQDPSNAHGSTKTSDDDLTCSVCLEQVDVGELVRSLPCLHQFHVNCIDPWLRQQGTCPVCKFRAGSQWSETGQGEGDASYIV, encoded by the exons ATGAGTTTTGTTTTCCGAGGCACGAGAGGAGATATAGAGACTGGTTTCCAAGGATTGATTCCTGAGCGGCGTGCAGTG CGTGTTCATGCTGCCCGACCAGTCAATACAAACTCGCTTGCTTTTCTTGTCACAG TGCTATTGCTGTTTATGATTTTGAACTCGCATCAAATGTCTCCTAATTTTTTG CTTTGGCTGGTGCTTGGTGTCTTTTTTATGGCAACCACCCTTAGGATGTACGCAACTTGTCAGCAACTTCAAGCACAGGCTCAAGCTCATGCTGTTGCTGCAAGTGGACTTCTTGGCCACACAGAATTACGGCTGCACATGCCACCATCTATAGCTCTCGCAACAAGGGGAAGGTTGCAAGGTCTCAGACTCCAGCTTGCACTTCTGGACAGGGAATTTGATGATTTAG ATTATGAAGCATTACGAGGACTGGATGCTGACAATATTCCTGCAGCTTCAATGACTGAGGGAGAGATCAATGCTCTTCCAGTTCATAAGTACAAGGTGTCAGGCCCTCAAAG CATTGGTCCATCTGTACTGCAAGCTTCTTCTTCAACTTCAGTTGAG AAAAAGCAAGATCCTTCAAATGCACATGGGTCAACAAAGACCTCGGATGATGATTTGACATGTAGTGTTTGCTTGGAGCAAGTTGATGTAGGAGAACTCGTTCGTAGCTTGCCATGCTTGCATCAG TTTCATGTAAATTGCATTGATCCATGGCTACGGCAACAAGGGACATGCCCAGTTTGCAAATTTAGAGCCGGATCGCAATGGTCTGAGACTGGACAAGGAGAAGGCGATGCTTCATATATTGTCTAG